The following DNA comes from Curtobacterium sp. 9128.
GACGGGGAACTCGCACGACTGGACGCACGCGTCGCGGCGGACGTCGGCGTCGTCGTCACCGCGGACCACGGCATCCTCGACGTGCCGGAGGAGTCGAACATCGCGATCGACCCCGACCTGCTCGTGGACGTCGTCGGCGTCGCAGGGGACCCCCGCTGCCGGCAGCTCACCGTGGCGCCCGGCACCGACGTGTCGGCCCTCGTCGAGGCCTGGCGCACGAAGTACGGCAAGCGGGCGTACGTGGCCAGCAAGGACGAGGCGATCGCGGCGAACTGGTTCGGCGCCGTCGCCGACGAGGTCCGGCCGAGGGTCGGCGACGTGGTCGTCGTCGCACGCGGCTCCTGGGCGTTCAACGACGACCGCGAGCTCGACCCGCGGAAGGACCCGAAGCGGATGATCGGCCAGCACGGCGCGCTCACCGATGACGAGGTCGGCGTACCCCTGCGCCTCGCAGGGGCCTTCGCGACCTGACGGATCCGTGCTGCTCAGGTTGTGTGAGCCGGTGAACCCTTCGTGCCGGTGAGGACGACATCTGCGGCTCCGCTGAAATCCGCGCCGTCGACGCGCGCACCGGTCAGGTCGGCACCTTCCAGGTCCGCATCGGACAAGTTCGCCCCCACGAGGATCGCGTTCCTGAACGACGCAGATCGCAAATCAGCGCGCTTGAGGTCCGCTCCGGTGAGGTCGCAGTCGTCGAAGTTCGCACTGCGCAATCGTGCGTCGACGAAATTGGCCAGAGGAGCCGAGGCTCCGCTGAACCTCGCGCCTTCCGCGTCGACGTCGCGGAGGTCCGCAGGGCACAACGGTGCGCCGCCTGCATCGCGGACGACCGCTCCGTCCTCGTCAACGAGTGGGACAAGCCTGGCCGAAGTGAAGTCGGCTCCGGTCAGGGTGGACCGACGCAGACCGATCCCATCGAGCACCGCTTCCGAGAAGTCAGCGGCGTCGAGTTCCGATCCGGACAGATCCATCCTCGCGATCGATCCGTCCTCCCGGAGGATGGCGTCCATGTGGGCCGAAGCGAAGACCGAACCCCTTGCCCAGAACACCACCGGGGTCTTGGACATCCACATGCTGTTGCGAGCGTTCAGCTCGTGGGCGAGCACCGGTTGGGTGGTGTCGAGATCGATGGTCGCCGAGGTTGCGTTTGCTTTCGTCAGGACCAGGTACTCGATCGTCGTGTCACTGATCTGGGCGTGACGGAGATCGGCCTGGAACATGTGCACCCACTTGAAGGCGGACCGCCAGATGTACGTCCTTGTGAGGACCGCGTCGTCGAGGTTCACGGTGTTGGCTCGCACAGAGTGGAGCTGCGAGCCGGGCAACCGCGCTGAGCTGAGGTCGAGCACGGGCTTGGGGAGTAGGACCGAAAGCTTGCTGACAACGACGACGGCGGCTCGGACATCGGTCGGCGCTCGCTCGGTTTCCGGCGAGGTGATCGGTTCGGGCTGCCCTCCGTCCGTGCGCGCTCGCAACCACGCGGTCAGGACATCGACAATGGTCTCGCGATCGCGCTCTGAGTCGCGGGCGATGCGTTCCAACGCGTAGAGCCCTCCGAGACGCACTGCCATCGCATCGGACCCGAGTTGCGCAACGGCCTCGGTGTACCGATCCGTGAGGTTTGCGTCGCGATCCAGATCATGGTTGGCGCGTGCGATGTCGTCGCGTCGCTTTGTGAAGAGCAAACCGACGACAGCGATGAATCCACCGATCGTCCAGAGCACCGACTGCCGTGCGTCCTGGAGAGCTTGGACCCTCTCGACGGGCTCGAGGTCTCCCGTTGCGTCGCGGTCCACCCACCAGCCCGGAACGATCAGTACGGCACTGATGGCGATGCTCAAGAACACCATGACGGCAAACGGCCACCAGTAGTTCGAGAACGCCCAACGCGCCGGACGCGCGACTCGACCCACGACGCCGATCAGGCCATGTCGTCGTCGGGGCGGGTGCCGAACACGATCTCGTCCCAGCTGGGCATCGATCGGCGGTTGCGCTTCTTGCGCTCCTGCCGTCCCTCCGACTCCGGTGCCGACGACGGACGCTGGTCCGCCTGCGGTGCGGTGTCCGACTGGTCCTCGAAGCCCTGCAACGGGATGTCGACGACGCTGATCGACCCGCGCGACTCGTCCTGCTGCTGGTCGGCGAGTGACACGGACTCGCGCTCCCCGCGGCGACGGCGGAGCGCCTCGAGCAGGTCGGCGGTCTCGTTGCCCGGCGCGCGTTCCTCGATCTGGGCCGCACCGATGCGGGGGAGCGGCGCCCGGAGCGGGGCGCGCTCGGCGACCTCCGGGTTCGTGACGTCCTCGTCCGGCTCGTCGACGCGGAACGCGCCGGAGTCGAACCGGGTGCCGTCGGTGTCCTGCTGGTCGAACTCGACGGCGCGGAGCCGCGGTGCGAGCCCCTCGTCCTCGGTGTGCGACAGTCGGTGCGCGTCGCCGTTGTCCGGCGTCAGCGTCGAGGTCTTCGGGTCGAAGTGCCACTGGGCGTCGTGCTCGACCTCGGCAGCGGTGTAGCGGACCTGCACCTGCCAGCCGTTCTCGGCGTGCTTCCAGCTCGACCACGCGACCCCGGCGGCGTCGCCCGACTCGAGCCTGGCGGTGATCGCCTCGCCGAAGGTGTCCGGGGTGGTGTCGTCGACCGGCGTGACCGGGACGCGGTGCGCGGCATCGAGGATGAACGCGCGCTCCGCGAGGACGGGTCCCTCGAAGCGGCGGACGTACTCGACGTCGACGTCGAGCGCTGCGGCGACCTCTGCTGCGTCGGCACCACCGCGGATGCGGGCCTGGACGTCCTTCGGGGACACGCGCTTCTGCGGCATGCCGTCCGGGTTCGCCTGCCGGACCTGCCCCGCCAGCGACGAGGTGACGGGCAACCGGAACTCGCTGCCGCCATCGGTCGCGAGCAGGAGTGCCCCGGATTCCACCCCGATGACTCTCACGTCTTGCATGGTTCCGCCTTCCCAGCGTCGCGTACGGTCGTGCCTCGTACCCGGGAAGTATGCAGCGCGTCGGACCGGATTCCGGGGAGGCGCGCGCCGCGCGCCGTCATCGGATCGTGGATGTTGCCGAGCGTTTCGTGGCCGACGGGAATGGATCGGGCCAACGCCTGGTTGCACGGGCACGACGAGCCACCCGACGTTCAGTTTGCATCAGGGCGGCGCGTGTTGGATACTGTCGCCGCCGATCTCCGGCGACGACCTCTCGATACGAGAAATGGATGGGCATGGCCACCGATTACGACGCCCCCCGGAAGACCGACGACAATTCCGACTCGGAGTCGATCGAGGCCCTCAAGGAGCGCGTGCCCGACAAGATGTCGGGGGTCGTCGATGATGATTCCGACAACCCGGGCAGCTTCGAGCTGGCCGGTCAGGACCTCAGCGACGTCGACCTCGACGTCGTCGTGCTCCCCCCGCAGGTCGACGAGTTCACGTGCGTGGAGTGCTTCCTCGTGAAGCACCGCTCGCAGCTCGACCACGAGTCGAAGCTCGGCCCGGTCTGTGCGGAGTGCGCGGCGCTCTAGGCACACGCAGATGAGGACGGCCCGCATCCCCGAGGGGATGCGGGCCGTTCGACGTCTGCGGGGCGGCCTCGCCCCGCGAGAGCGCAGATGCGGCGACGCGGGGTGGGGCCAGAGCGGCACTTCTGCGCACTCGATCCGGCGGACTGGCCGCCGGACGTGCGGGCCGCGGGACGGGAGGTGCGTGGCGGGCCGGCACCGTGCCTCCAGTCCGGTGGCGGCGGCAGGTCGAGTGCGCAGACATGGTGACGCGGGGTGGGAACGGGGGCCCGTTTCTGCGCACTCGATCGGGCGGGCGCGTCTCAGGACTGCAGTGCGGCGGCGACCTTCTGCGGGTTCCGCACGCTGACGAGCCAGTACGGCGTGGGGTCGGCGTCGTCCAGGACCTCGACCTTGACGACGCCCTTCACGTAGCCGCGGAAGAGCGTCCAGGCACGCGCGTCGAGCTTCGGGCCGCGCTGCGTCGTCGCCTCGGCACCGGTGTAGCCGCCGACCTCGCCGACGAGCGTGCGGGGCAGGTGTGCGCGTCCTGCCCGGAACTCGGTCTCCGTCACCTCGATCACGGGTGCGAGGACCCACAGGAGCACCAGGACGGCGATCTCCATGCACGCCGCGACGATGATGCCCGTCGCGATGTTGATCGGCAGGAAGACGAGCAGGCTCGCCGGGATGACGAGCGCCGTCGCCAGGTACAGGATCGGTGGCGCCCAGAGGCGCTCGCGGTACAGGGTCACGACCCCATTCGATCACGACTCGGGGCAGGTCACGGAACGGTCACGGTCTGCACTACCCTCGACACGTGACCGAACCAGTCGACGTGCTCTGGACCGGGGAGAACGCTCCCGGCTACGCCCACCCCGGTGATGCCGGTGCCGACCTCGTCTCGACCGAGGCGTTCGTGCTCGCGCCGGGCGAGCGACGCCTCGTGCCGACGGGGCTCTCGATCGCACTGCCTGAGGGGTACGCGGCGTTCGTCGTCCCGCGCAGTGGTCTCGCGGCGAAGCACGGCATCACCATCGTGAACTCGCCGGGGACCGTCGACTCGGGGTACCGCGGCGAGATCAAGGTCTCCCTGCTCAACACCGACGTCGCCGAGCCGTACGAGGTG
Coding sequences within:
- a CDS encoding pentapeptide repeat-containing protein; this translates as MSIAISAVLIVPGWWVDRDATGDLEPVERVQALQDARQSVLWTIGGFIAVVGLLFTKRRDDIARANHDLDRDANLTDRYTEAVAQLGSDAMAVRLGGLYALERIARDSERDRETIVDVLTAWLRARTDGGQPEPITSPETERAPTDVRAAVVVVSKLSVLLPKPVLDLSSARLPGSQLHSVRANTVNLDDAVLTRTYIWRSAFKWVHMFQADLRHAQISDTTIEYLVLTKANATSATIDLDTTQPVLAHELNARNSMWMSKTPVVFWARGSVFASAHMDAILREDGSIARMDLSGSELDAADFSEAVLDGIGLRRSTLTGADFTSARLVPLVDEDGAVVRDAGGAPLCPADLRDVDAEGARFSGASAPLANFVDARLRSANFDDCDLTGADLKRADLRSASFRNAILVGANLSDADLEGADLTGARVDGADFSGAADVVLTGTKGSPAHTT
- the sepH gene encoding septation protein SepH, with translation MQDVRVIGVESGALLLATDGGSEFRLPVTSSLAGQVRQANPDGMPQKRVSPKDVQARIRGGADAAEVAAALDVDVEYVRRFEGPVLAERAFILDAAHRVPVTPVDDTTPDTFGEAITARLESGDAAGVAWSSWKHAENGWQVQVRYTAAEVEHDAQWHFDPKTSTLTPDNGDAHRLSHTEDEGLAPRLRAVEFDQQDTDGTRFDSGAFRVDEPDEDVTNPEVAERAPLRAPLPRIGAAQIEERAPGNETADLLEALRRRRGERESVSLADQQQDESRGSISVVDIPLQGFEDQSDTAPQADQRPSSAPESEGRQERKKRNRRSMPSWDEIVFGTRPDDDMA
- a CDS encoding DUF4193 domain-containing protein; translation: MATDYDAPRKTDDNSDSESIEALKERVPDKMSGVVDDDSDNPGSFELAGQDLSDVDLDVVVLPPQVDEFTCVECFLVKHRSQLDHESKLGPVCAECAAL
- a CDS encoding DUF3093 domain-containing protein, with product MTLYRERLWAPPILYLATALVIPASLLVFLPINIATGIIVAACMEIAVLVLLWVLAPVIEVTETEFRAGRAHLPRTLVGEVGGYTGAEATTQRGPKLDARAWTLFRGYVKGVVKVEVLDDADPTPYWLVSVRNPQKVAAALQS
- the dut gene encoding dUTP diphosphatase; the encoded protein is MTEPVDVLWTGENAPGYAHPGDAGADLVSTEAFVLAPGERRLVPTGLSIALPEGYAAFVVPRSGLAAKHGITIVNSPGTVDSGYRGEIKVSLLNTDVAEPYEVHVGDRIAQMIVMPVPRVTFSRVDELPDSVRGQGGFGSSGYGVTNQQEGTRA